The Persephonella sp. KM09-Lau-8 nucleotide sequence GGATGGAAAAATGATATTGTGTAAGCATGCAAAAGCTGTCTTTTAACATTTTTCAGTAGTGGATTGTTTGTTTCTTTAATCCCGTAAGTTTTGTCTCCAACTATAGAAAAGCCTATTTTGGCAAGATGTATTCTAATCTGATGTTTTCTTCCTGTAGGTATCTGGACTTTAAAAAGGGTAAATCCTGAAGATTTTTTCTGGGTGTAAACAATGCTTTTTGCATACTTTTTTTCTACAGGAATATTTATGACTTTTTTCTTAAAAGGTGCTTCTCCAACTGATATTGCCAGATATATCTTTTCAACAGATTTGTCCTGCCATAGCTTTTTAAATTTCTCAAAGACCTTGTTATTTTTTGCAAACAAAAGCACACCGGAAGTTTCCCTATCAAGTCTATGGATTGCTCTGATTTTATGGTCTTTTTTGAAGGTTCTCAGTAAGTCCTCAACACTTCCTTTTTTACTTTCACTTTCTAAGAAAGGCGGTTTGTTTACTGCAATTATAAAAGGGTCTTCATAGATAATTGAGTTTTCAATATTCCAGTTTTTTGTTTCCTGATAAACAGGAAGTTCAACAATATCTCCAGCCTGTAGCTGATGGGATGCTATCCATATTCTTTTGTTATTTACAAAAACAAGTTTGTTGTCTATTAGCTCTTTTGCTTTTTTCTTTGAAATACCCAGCTGCTGTGCAACAAAATCCTTTAATGCCTGACTTTCTTTTACTTTAACCTTTTTCATTCTGAATTGGCTTTAATGTTTTTTAGGAATTCTAAGATATATCCTTTTACCTTTTTAAGCAATATTACACCGTGTCCTTTCCCTGAAACTATTAGCAAAGTTCCATTATTTGTTTCCCTCATATAGAATCTTGAATATTTTTCGCTACCAAGTGGGTCATCTAATGAAGATATAAACATTGCAGGATTCATATAAGAAGATAAAGACAACTTGATGATTTCTTCTCCTATTATAGCTGGAGAGCCAGGTGATATACATACAATTGCTGAAATATCATGCATGGATACAACGGGTATGATTGAAGTTGCTCCTAATGATGCACCTATAAGAATTATCTGTTCTGGGTCTATCTTTTCATTTTCAATTAAATAATCTATCCAGAGGGCTATATCTTCAGGAATTTTGGAAAAATTTACTTTCCTGTTACTTTTTCTAAAGAATGAAATTAAATCAACAAGGGCAGAAAATTTTTCTTTAAATATTATTTTATTCTCTTTTCCATTTTGAATTATGGAAAG carries:
- a CDS encoding RluA family pseudouridine synthase; the protein is MKKVKVKESQALKDFVAQQLGISKKKAKELIDNKLVFVNNKRIWIASHQLQAGDIVELPVYQETKNWNIENSIIYEDPFIIAVNKPPFLESESKKGSVEDLLRTFKKDHKIRAIHRLDRETSGVLLFAKNNKVFEKFKKLWQDKSVEKIYLAISVGEAPFKKKVINIPVEKKYAKSIVYTQKKSSGFTLFKVQIPTGRKHQIRIHLAKIGFSIVGDKTYGIKETNNPLLKNVKRQLLHAYTISFFHPFLKRKVLIKAKPFPDFENFGKITRLL
- a CDS encoding alpha/beta fold hydrolase — protein: MKNILLIFFIIFGMVYSKEVTIKSNDGFVLKGYIYYSDVKRDKYPVIVFAHQFGTTHIIWSEFAKELREKGYATLLIDLRGHGLSIIQNGKENKIIFKEKFSALVDLISFFRKSNRKVNFSKIPEDIALWIDYLIENEKIDPEQIILIGASLGATSIIPVVSMHDISAIVCISPGSPAIIGEEIIKLSLSSYMNPAMFISSLDDPLGSEKYSRFYMRETNNGTLLIVSGKGHGVILLKKVKGYILEFLKNIKANSE